In Castor canadensis chromosome 11, mCasCan1.hap1v2, whole genome shotgun sequence, a single genomic region encodes these proteins:
- the Neurl4 gene encoding neuralized-like protein 4 isoform X2 encodes MAAGSGGSGGSGGGPGPGPGGGGGPAGTGPGPGSSGGLGSGGELHPRTGRLVSLSACGRTARRQQPGQEFNHGLVLSREPLRDGRVFTVRIDRKVNSWSGSIEIGVTALDPSVLDFPSSATGLKGGSWVVSGCSVLKDGRSVLEEYGQDLDQLGEGDRVGVERTVAGELRLWVNGKDCGVAATGLPSRVWAVVDLYGKCTQITVLHPEPGFSPSMSIPTPPLEPLAPPEDSALAQQGTSGEEAFMVSPAHARPETFPNSLESHNDFARMELSEVVSNAILSAYNGGLLNVNLSSPPAGDGMGSSGAATSPILTSNDALLFHEKCGTLIKLSNNNKTAERRRPLDEFNNGVVMTNRPLRDNEMFEIRIDKLVDKWSGSIEIGVTTHNPNSLEYPATMTNLQSGTIMMSGCGILTNGKGTRREYCEFSLDELQEGDHIGLTRKSNSALHFFINGIDQGVATPLTPPVVYGVVDLYGMAVKVTIVHNNNHSDRLRRNNAILRALSPEGALRRAAPVAQAEPERLLFHPNCGQKAAITHEGRTALRPHATDDFNHGVVLSSRALRDGEVFQVRIDKMVDKWAGSIEIGVTTHNPAYLQLPSTMTNLRSGTWMMTGNGVMHNGTTILDEYGHNLDRLKPPPSSKAGDTVGVVRREDGTLHFFVNGMTQGPAAWNVPPGVYAVVDLYGQAAQATIVDDMEVPPVTEPLPEGNNQVSPSSPSSGAGGSDLRFHQLHGSNAVITNGGRTALRHNCRSEFNDAIVISNRALRDGELFEIVIQKMVDRWSGSIEAGVTAIRPEDLEFPNTMTDIDYDTWMLSGTAIMQDGNTMRNNYGCDLDALGTGARIGMMRTAKGDLHYFINGQDQGAACSGLPPEVYAVVDLYGQCVQVSITNATGPMDNSLATSNTATEKSFPLHSPVAGVAHRFHSTCGKNVTLEEDGTRAVRVAGYAHGLVFSTKELKAEEVFEVKVEELDEKWAGSLRLGLTTLAPGEMGPGAGSGPGLPPSLPELRTKSTWMVSSCEVRRDGKLQRMNYGRNLERLGVGSRVGIRRGTDDTMHILVDGEDMGPAATGIAKNVWAVLDLYGPVRSVSIVSSSRMEEPESTQPPSPSSDTGSEGEEDDEGEEHGLGGQNQVGIMPTALEFLENHGKNILLSNGNCTATRVASYNQGIVVISQPLVPQLLVQVRIDFLNRQWTSSLVLGVITCPPERLNFPASACALKRAAWLLRGRSVFHNGLKICEKFGPNLDTCPEGTILGLRLDNSGGLHLHVNGVDHGVAVPDVPQPCHALVDLYGQCEQVTIVSPDTGTASGKSAGTQGDMEKADMVDGIKESVCWGPPPAASPLKSCEYHALCSRFQELLLLPEDYFMPPPKRSLCYCESCRKLRGDEAHRRRGEPPREYALPFGWCRFNLRVNPRLEAGTLTKKWHMAYHGSNVAVVRRVLDRGELGAGTASILSCRPLKGEPGVGFEEPGENCAPPREEQPPPVLLSPSLQYAGAETLASKVQFRDPKSQRTHQAQVAFQVCVRPGSYTPGPPSAALREPPDPHFSPAELEWVTKEKGATLLYALLVRVE; translated from the exons GTCAACTCCTGGAGTGGCTCCATTGAGATTGGGGTGACAGCGCTGGACCCCAGTGTGCTGGACTTCCCAAGCAGTGCCACAGGATTGAAAGGGGGGTCATGGGTAGTGTCAGGGTGCTCTGTGCTGAAGGATGGGCGCTCCGTGCTGGAGGAGTATGGTCAGGACCTGGACCAGCTTGGCGAAGGGGACCGTGTGGGTGTGGAGCGCACAGTTGCTGGGGAGCTTCGGCTCTGGGTGAATGGGAAGGATTGCGGTGTGGCTGCCACAGGCCTACCCTCTCGTGTCTGGGCTGTTGTGGACCTTTATGGCAAGTGTACCCAGATCACTGTGCTCCACCCTGAGCCAGGCTTCAGCCCCTCTATGTCCATCCCCACACCTCCCCTCGAGCCCTTGGCCCCACCTGAGGATTCTGCATTGGCTCAACAGGGAACCTCTGGGGAAGAAG CCTTCATGGTATCCCCAGCGCATGCCCGGCCGGAGACGTTTCCTAACAGCCTTGAGTCGCATAATG ACTTTGCCAGAATGGAGCTCTCTGAAGTGGTGAGCAATGCCATCCTGTCTGCTTATAACGGGGGGCTCCTGAATGTGAACCTGAGCTCCCCGCCAGCAGGGGATGGAATGGGATCTAGTGGTGCTGCCACCTCACCAATCCTCACTTCCAACGACGCCCTACTCTTTCATGAGAAGTGTGGCACCCTCATCAAACTCAGTAACAATAATAAGACTGCTGAGCGCCGGAGGCCCCTGGATGAATTCAACAATGGGGTTGTCATGACCAACCGCCCACTTCGGGACAATGAGATGTTTGAG ATCCGTATTGACAAGCTCGTAGATAAGTGGTCAGGGTCCATTGAAATTGGTGTTACTACGCATAACCCCAACAGCCTGGAGTATCCAGCCACCATGACCAACCTTCAATCAG GCACCATCATGATGAGTGGCTGTGGAATCCTGACCAATGGCAAGGGCACCCGCAGGGAGTACTGTGAATTCAGTCTTGATGAGCTGCAG GAGGGTGACCATATTGGCCTCACACGGAAGTCCAACTCTGCTCTGCACTTCTTCATCAATGGCATTGACCAGG GTGTGGCTACCCCATTGACACCCCCAGTGGTATACGGTGTGGTGGACTTGTATGGGATGGCTGTGAAGGTGACCATTGTCCACAATAATAACCACAGTGATCGTCTCCGCCGGAACAATGCCATCCTGAGGGCGCTGTCCCCTGAGGGTGCTCTCCGCCGTGCTGCTCCTGTTGCCCAGGCAGAACCTGAACGCCTGCTCTTCCACCCCAACTGTGGGCAGAAAGCAGCCATTACCCACGAGGGACGCACTGCCCTGAGGCCCCA TGCCACTGATGACTTCAATCATGGCGTGGTACTGAGCAGCAGAGCCCTGCGGGATGGAGAGGTGTTTCAGGTGCGCATTGACAAGATGGTGGACAAATGGGCTGGCTCCATTGAGATTGGTGTTACTACCCACAACCCTGCCTACCTCCAGTTGCCCTCTACTATGACCAACTTGCGCTCTG GGACCTGGATGATGACTGGGAACGGGGTGATGCACAATGGGACAACCATCCTGGATGAATACGGGCACAATTTGGATCGCCTCAAG CCCCCCCCTTCTTCCAAGGCAGGGGACACGGTGGGCGTGGTGCGGCGGGAGGACGGGACTCTCCACTTCTTTGTCAATGGAATGACTCAGGGCCCTGCTGCTTGGAATGTACCCCCAGGCGTCTATGCTGTTGTTGATCTCTATGGCCAGGCAGCGCAAGCCACTATTGTGGACGACATGG AGGTGCCTCCAGTCACTGAGCCACTCCCTGAAGGGAACAACCAGGTGTCTCCAAGCTCCCCATCCTCAGGGGCAGGGGGCTCTGATCTGCGTTTCCACCAGCTACACGGCAGTAATGCAGTGATCACCAATGGGGGCCGCACCGCACTCCGTCACAACTGCCGCAGCGAGTTTAATGATGCCATTGTCATTTCCAACCG GGCCCTGAGGGATGGTGAATTGTTTGAAATTGTCATTCAGAAGATGGTGGACCGCTGGTCAGGCTCCATTGAGGCTG GAGTGACTGCCATTCGACCTGAAGACCTGGAATTCCCCAACACTATGACAGACATTGACTATGATACATGGATGCTGAG TGGCACAGCCATCATGCAAGATGGTAACACGATGCGCAATAACTATGGATGTGACCTGGATGCACTGGGCACAGGTGCACGCATTGGCATGATGCGAACTGCCAAGGGTGATTTGCACTATTTCATCAATGGTCAGGACCAAGGCGCCGCCTGCTCAGGCTTGCCTCCGG AGGTGTATGCAGTAGTGGATCTCTACGGCCAGTGTGTGCAAGTGTCCATCACCAATGCTACTGGCCCCATGGACAACAGTCTGGCAACCAGCAACACCGCCACTGAGAAGTCATTCCCTCTGCACTCCCCAG TGGCTGGTGTGGCTCACCGATTCCACAGTACATGTGGCAAGAATGTCACTTTGGAGGAAGATGGCACAAGGGCAGTGCGTGTGGCTGGCTATGCTCATGGCCTTGTCTTCAGCACAAAGGAGCTCAAGGCAGAGGAAGTCTTTGAG GTGAAAGTGGAAGAGCTGGATGAGAAATGGGCAGGTTCCCTCCGGCTGGGGCTGACCACACTAGCACCAGGAGAGATGGGGCCTGGAGCAGGCAGTGGCCCAGGACTGCCTCCTTCCCTGCCAGAGCTCCGGACTAAGAGCACCTGGATGGTGTCCAGCTGTGAAGTGAGGCGTGATGGGAAGCTCCAGAGGATGAACTATGGCCGGAACCTAGAGAGGCTGGGG GTGGGGAGCCGCGTGGGCATTCGTCGGGGGACAGATGACACGATGCATATCCTTGTGGATGGAGAGGATATGGGGCCTGCAGCCACTGGCATTGCCAAG AATGTGTGGGCTGTGTTGGATCTGTATGGGCCAGTACGCAGTGTGTCCATTGTCAGTTCCTCGAGGATGGAGGAGCCAGAAAGTACCCAGCCTCCTTCTCCTAGCTCGGACACTGGCAGTGAGGGCGAGGAGGATGACGAGGGCGAGGAGCATGGCCTGGGA GGCCAAAACCAAGTGGGTATTATGCCCACAGCTCTCGAGTTTCTGGAGAACCATGGGAAGAATATCCTCTTGTCCAATGGGAACTGCACAGCGACAAGGGTGGCCAGCTACAACCAGGGCATCGTTGTTATCAGCCAGCCCTTGGTGCCCCAGCTCCTGGTCCAG GTACGGATAGACTTCCTGAATCGACAGTGGACATCTTCCCTCGTCCTGGGAGTTATCACCTGCCCACCTGAGAGGCTCAATTTCCCTGCTTCTGCCTGTGCCCTCAAACGTGCAGCCTGGCTGCTGCGGGGCCGTAGTGTCTTCCACAATGGTCTCAAG ATCTGTGAGAAGTTTGGGCCAAATCTGGACACGTGTCCTGAAGGCACCATCCTGGGACTGCGGCTAGACAACTCTGGGGGGCTGCATCTCCATGTCAATGGGGTTGACCACGGGGTGGCTGTGCCAGATGTGCCCCAGCCCTGCCATGCGCTTGTGGACCTCTATGGGCAGTGTGAGCAG GTGACAATTGTGAGCCCTGACACAGGGACTGCCAGTGGGAAGAGTGCTGGAACCCAAGGGGACATGGAGAAAGCTGACATGGTGGACG GAATCAAGGAAAGTGTGTGCTGGGGTCCACCACCTGCTGCTAGCCCTCTAAAAAGCTGCGAGTACCATGCTCTTTGCTCCCGCTTCCAAGAACTGCTGCTGCTTCCTG AGGATTACTTCATGCCTCCACCGAAGCGTAGCCTATGCTACTGTGAATCTTGCCGGAAACTTCGAGGAGATGAGGCCCACAGGCGCCGAGGGGAGCCCCCCCGGGAATATGCCCTGCCCTTTGGCTGGTGCAGGTTCAACCTCAG GGTGAATCCCCGCTTGGAAGCTGGGACACTAACCAAGAAGTGGCACATGGCATATCATGGAAGCAATGTGGCAGTTGTACGGAGGGTACTGGACCGAGGCGAGCTGGGAGCAG GTACTGCCTCCATCCTGAGCTGCCGGCCTTTGAAGGGAGAGCCAGGGGTGGGATTTGAGGAGCCTGGAGAGAACTGTGCACCTCCCCGGGAGGAGCAGCCCCCTCCAGTGttgctctccccctcccttcaATATGCTGGGGCCGAGACCCTGGCCTCCAAAGTGCA ATTCCGGGACCCCAAATCCCAGCGGACGCACCAGGCTCAGGTGGCGTTCCAGGTGTGTGTGCGCCCTGGCTCCTACACCCCTGGCCCTCCTTCTGCTGCCCTCAGAGAACCTCCCGACCCACACTTCAGCCCAGCGGAACTTGAGTGGGTCACTAAGGAGAAGGGGGCCACACTCCTCTATGCCCTGCTGGTACGGGTGGAATGA
- the Neurl4 gene encoding neuralized-like protein 4 isoform X6: MAAGSGGSGGSGGGPGPGPGGGGGPAGTGPGPGSSGGLGSGGELHPRTGRLVSLSACGRTARRQQPGQEFNHGLVLSREPLRDGRVFTVRIDRKVNSWSGSIEIGVTALDPSVLDFPSSATGLKGGSWVVSGCSVLKDGRSVLEEYGQDLDQLGEGDRVGVERTVAGELRLWVNGKDCGVAATGLPSRVWAVVDLYGKCTQITVLHPEPGFSPSMSIPTPPLEPLAPPEDSALAQQGTSGEEDFARMELSEVVSNAILSAYNGGLLNVNLSSPPAGDGMGSSGAATSPILTSNDALLFHEKCGTLIKLSNNNKTAERRRPLDEFNNGVVMTNRPLRDNEMFEIRIDKLVDKWSGSIEIGVTTHNPNSLEYPATMTNLQSGTIMMSGCGILTNGKGTRREYCEFSLDELQEGDHIGLTRKSNSALHFFINGIDQGVATPLTPPVVYGVVDLYGMAVKVTIVHNNNHSDRLRRNNAILRALSPEGALRRAAPVAQAEPERLLFHPNCGQKAAITHEGRTALRPHATDDFNHGVVLSSRALRDGEVFQVRIDKMVDKWAGSIEIGVTTHNPAYLQLPSTMTNLRSGTWMMTGNGVMHNGTTILDEYGHNLDRLKPPPSSKAGDTVGVVRREDGTLHFFVNGMTQGPAAWNVPPGVYAVVDLYGQAAQATIVDDMEVPPVTEPLPEGNNQVSPSSPSSGAGGSDLRFHQLHGSNAVITNGGRTALRHNCRSEFNDAIVISNRALRDGELFEIVIQKMVDRWSGSIEAGVTAIRPEDLEFPNTMTDIDYDTWMLSGTAIMQDGNTMRNNYGCDLDALGTGARIGMMRTAKGDLHYFINGQDQGAACSGLPPGKEVYAVVDLYGQCVQVSITNATGPMDNSLATSNTATEKSFPLHSPVAGVAHRFHSTCGKNVTLEEDGTRAVRVAGYAHGLVFSTKELKAEEVFEVKVEELDEKWAGSLRLGLTTLAPGEMGPGAGSGPGLPPSLPELRTKSTWMVSSCEVRRDGKLQRMNYGRNLERLGVGSRVGIRRGTDDTMHILVDGEDMGPAATGIAKNVWAVLDLYGPVRSVSIVSSSRMEEPESTQPPSPSSDTGSEGEEDDEGEEHGLGGQNQVGIMPTALEFLENHGKNILLSNGNCTATRVASYNQGIVVISQPLVPQLLVQVRIDFLNRQWTSSLVLGVITCPPERLNFPASACALKRAAWLLRGRSVFHNGLKICEKFGPNLDTCPEGTILGLRLDNSGGLHLHVNGVDHGVAVPDVPQPCHALVDLYGQCEQVTIVSPDTGTASGKSAGTQGDMEKADMVDGIKESVCWGPPPAASPLKSCEYHALCSRFQELLLLPEDYFMPPPKRSLCYCESCRKLRGDEAHRRRGEPPREYALPFGWCRFNLRVNPRLEAGTLTKKWHMAYHGSNVAVVRRVLDRGELGAGTASILSCRPLKGEPGVGFEEPGENCAPPREEQPPPVLLSPSLQYAGAETLASKVQFRDPKSQRTHQAQVAFQVCVRPGSYTPGPPSAALREPPDPHFSPAELEWVTKEKGATLLYALLVRVE, encoded by the exons GTCAACTCCTGGAGTGGCTCCATTGAGATTGGGGTGACAGCGCTGGACCCCAGTGTGCTGGACTTCCCAAGCAGTGCCACAGGATTGAAAGGGGGGTCATGGGTAGTGTCAGGGTGCTCTGTGCTGAAGGATGGGCGCTCCGTGCTGGAGGAGTATGGTCAGGACCTGGACCAGCTTGGCGAAGGGGACCGTGTGGGTGTGGAGCGCACAGTTGCTGGGGAGCTTCGGCTCTGGGTGAATGGGAAGGATTGCGGTGTGGCTGCCACAGGCCTACCCTCTCGTGTCTGGGCTGTTGTGGACCTTTATGGCAAGTGTACCCAGATCACTGTGCTCCACCCTGAGCCAGGCTTCAGCCCCTCTATGTCCATCCCCACACCTCCCCTCGAGCCCTTGGCCCCACCTGAGGATTCTGCATTGGCTCAACAGGGAACCTCTGGGGAAGAAG ACTTTGCCAGAATGGAGCTCTCTGAAGTGGTGAGCAATGCCATCCTGTCTGCTTATAACGGGGGGCTCCTGAATGTGAACCTGAGCTCCCCGCCAGCAGGGGATGGAATGGGATCTAGTGGTGCTGCCACCTCACCAATCCTCACTTCCAACGACGCCCTACTCTTTCATGAGAAGTGTGGCACCCTCATCAAACTCAGTAACAATAATAAGACTGCTGAGCGCCGGAGGCCCCTGGATGAATTCAACAATGGGGTTGTCATGACCAACCGCCCACTTCGGGACAATGAGATGTTTGAG ATCCGTATTGACAAGCTCGTAGATAAGTGGTCAGGGTCCATTGAAATTGGTGTTACTACGCATAACCCCAACAGCCTGGAGTATCCAGCCACCATGACCAACCTTCAATCAG GCACCATCATGATGAGTGGCTGTGGAATCCTGACCAATGGCAAGGGCACCCGCAGGGAGTACTGTGAATTCAGTCTTGATGAGCTGCAG GAGGGTGACCATATTGGCCTCACACGGAAGTCCAACTCTGCTCTGCACTTCTTCATCAATGGCATTGACCAGG GTGTGGCTACCCCATTGACACCCCCAGTGGTATACGGTGTGGTGGACTTGTATGGGATGGCTGTGAAGGTGACCATTGTCCACAATAATAACCACAGTGATCGTCTCCGCCGGAACAATGCCATCCTGAGGGCGCTGTCCCCTGAGGGTGCTCTCCGCCGTGCTGCTCCTGTTGCCCAGGCAGAACCTGAACGCCTGCTCTTCCACCCCAACTGTGGGCAGAAAGCAGCCATTACCCACGAGGGACGCACTGCCCTGAGGCCCCA TGCCACTGATGACTTCAATCATGGCGTGGTACTGAGCAGCAGAGCCCTGCGGGATGGAGAGGTGTTTCAGGTGCGCATTGACAAGATGGTGGACAAATGGGCTGGCTCCATTGAGATTGGTGTTACTACCCACAACCCTGCCTACCTCCAGTTGCCCTCTACTATGACCAACTTGCGCTCTG GGACCTGGATGATGACTGGGAACGGGGTGATGCACAATGGGACAACCATCCTGGATGAATACGGGCACAATTTGGATCGCCTCAAG CCCCCCCCTTCTTCCAAGGCAGGGGACACGGTGGGCGTGGTGCGGCGGGAGGACGGGACTCTCCACTTCTTTGTCAATGGAATGACTCAGGGCCCTGCTGCTTGGAATGTACCCCCAGGCGTCTATGCTGTTGTTGATCTCTATGGCCAGGCAGCGCAAGCCACTATTGTGGACGACATGG AGGTGCCTCCAGTCACTGAGCCACTCCCTGAAGGGAACAACCAGGTGTCTCCAAGCTCCCCATCCTCAGGGGCAGGGGGCTCTGATCTGCGTTTCCACCAGCTACACGGCAGTAATGCAGTGATCACCAATGGGGGCCGCACCGCACTCCGTCACAACTGCCGCAGCGAGTTTAATGATGCCATTGTCATTTCCAACCG GGCCCTGAGGGATGGTGAATTGTTTGAAATTGTCATTCAGAAGATGGTGGACCGCTGGTCAGGCTCCATTGAGGCTG GAGTGACTGCCATTCGACCTGAAGACCTGGAATTCCCCAACACTATGACAGACATTGACTATGATACATGGATGCTGAG TGGCACAGCCATCATGCAAGATGGTAACACGATGCGCAATAACTATGGATGTGACCTGGATGCACTGGGCACAGGTGCACGCATTGGCATGATGCGAACTGCCAAGGGTGATTTGCACTATTTCATCAATGGTCAGGACCAAGGCGCCGCCTGCTCAGGCTTGCCTCCGGGTAAAG AGGTGTATGCAGTAGTGGATCTCTACGGCCAGTGTGTGCAAGTGTCCATCACCAATGCTACTGGCCCCATGGACAACAGTCTGGCAACCAGCAACACCGCCACTGAGAAGTCATTCCCTCTGCACTCCCCAG TGGCTGGTGTGGCTCACCGATTCCACAGTACATGTGGCAAGAATGTCACTTTGGAGGAAGATGGCACAAGGGCAGTGCGTGTGGCTGGCTATGCTCATGGCCTTGTCTTCAGCACAAAGGAGCTCAAGGCAGAGGAAGTCTTTGAG GTGAAAGTGGAAGAGCTGGATGAGAAATGGGCAGGTTCCCTCCGGCTGGGGCTGACCACACTAGCACCAGGAGAGATGGGGCCTGGAGCAGGCAGTGGCCCAGGACTGCCTCCTTCCCTGCCAGAGCTCCGGACTAAGAGCACCTGGATGGTGTCCAGCTGTGAAGTGAGGCGTGATGGGAAGCTCCAGAGGATGAACTATGGCCGGAACCTAGAGAGGCTGGGG GTGGGGAGCCGCGTGGGCATTCGTCGGGGGACAGATGACACGATGCATATCCTTGTGGATGGAGAGGATATGGGGCCTGCAGCCACTGGCATTGCCAAG AATGTGTGGGCTGTGTTGGATCTGTATGGGCCAGTACGCAGTGTGTCCATTGTCAGTTCCTCGAGGATGGAGGAGCCAGAAAGTACCCAGCCTCCTTCTCCTAGCTCGGACACTGGCAGTGAGGGCGAGGAGGATGACGAGGGCGAGGAGCATGGCCTGGGA GGCCAAAACCAAGTGGGTATTATGCCCACAGCTCTCGAGTTTCTGGAGAACCATGGGAAGAATATCCTCTTGTCCAATGGGAACTGCACAGCGACAAGGGTGGCCAGCTACAACCAGGGCATCGTTGTTATCAGCCAGCCCTTGGTGCCCCAGCTCCTGGTCCAG GTACGGATAGACTTCCTGAATCGACAGTGGACATCTTCCCTCGTCCTGGGAGTTATCACCTGCCCACCTGAGAGGCTCAATTTCCCTGCTTCTGCCTGTGCCCTCAAACGTGCAGCCTGGCTGCTGCGGGGCCGTAGTGTCTTCCACAATGGTCTCAAG ATCTGTGAGAAGTTTGGGCCAAATCTGGACACGTGTCCTGAAGGCACCATCCTGGGACTGCGGCTAGACAACTCTGGGGGGCTGCATCTCCATGTCAATGGGGTTGACCACGGGGTGGCTGTGCCAGATGTGCCCCAGCCCTGCCATGCGCTTGTGGACCTCTATGGGCAGTGTGAGCAG GTGACAATTGTGAGCCCTGACACAGGGACTGCCAGTGGGAAGAGTGCTGGAACCCAAGGGGACATGGAGAAAGCTGACATGGTGGACG GAATCAAGGAAAGTGTGTGCTGGGGTCCACCACCTGCTGCTAGCCCTCTAAAAAGCTGCGAGTACCATGCTCTTTGCTCCCGCTTCCAAGAACTGCTGCTGCTTCCTG AGGATTACTTCATGCCTCCACCGAAGCGTAGCCTATGCTACTGTGAATCTTGCCGGAAACTTCGAGGAGATGAGGCCCACAGGCGCCGAGGGGAGCCCCCCCGGGAATATGCCCTGCCCTTTGGCTGGTGCAGGTTCAACCTCAG GGTGAATCCCCGCTTGGAAGCTGGGACACTAACCAAGAAGTGGCACATGGCATATCATGGAAGCAATGTGGCAGTTGTACGGAGGGTACTGGACCGAGGCGAGCTGGGAGCAG GTACTGCCTCCATCCTGAGCTGCCGGCCTTTGAAGGGAGAGCCAGGGGTGGGATTTGAGGAGCCTGGAGAGAACTGTGCACCTCCCCGGGAGGAGCAGCCCCCTCCAGTGttgctctccccctcccttcaATATGCTGGGGCCGAGACCCTGGCCTCCAAAGTGCA ATTCCGGGACCCCAAATCCCAGCGGACGCACCAGGCTCAGGTGGCGTTCCAGGTGTGTGTGCGCCCTGGCTCCTACACCCCTGGCCCTCCTTCTGCTGCCCTCAGAGAACCTCCCGACCCACACTTCAGCCCAGCGGAACTTGAGTGGGTCACTAAGGAGAAGGGGGCCACACTCCTCTATGCCCTGCTGGTACGGGTGGAATGA